Proteins encoded in a region of the Pelobates fuscus isolate aPelFus1 chromosome 11, aPelFus1.pri, whole genome shotgun sequence genome:
- the LOC134577041 gene encoding uncharacterized protein LOC134577041, protein MSADRRSEFVPSVAPSSSSLKSKINLIHSKMSNKGKIQSSLEDYGSVCENCRCCPPSKVRLSRTVRRILAACLVSLVTLLGSVSIDLSDCVKDWKNTEKVLHGFSSCTNLLAMRFIGFLQHQRTFYRWEATNSTDSRALLIDNVLSFCKESQELQYHNSKCENVADINHTCILYTQKLINKLDNLSATVAFGDLFSWTINEILDELSQPEDDIKTAMKNSDWMDVSSLRLLLRASEIISKVVHSSPMTSDEAHNVSYQVLTMLNYAIYTSDTMYRCWVENMHYNAEWIYLSQYQSMPLFAPFGGPVSMFWNQTVAGHLDSVRDCLHHKGFEKINNKAKEILSIVSLKVTLVAVTCLLYPIVLVSFKQMTEWIQNYATSLRERTEDLKKERRLAEDLLHQMLPKTVAKQLRKHKKVEAESYDQVTIFFSDIVGFTAISASCTPLQVVEMLNSLYFCFDSRIESYSVYKVETIGDAYMVVSGLPERNNDRHADEIAKMSLDLVAGVRQVIVPHMPNERLQLRAGIHTGPCVAGVVGYKMPRYCLFGDTVNTASRMESTSLPQKIHISSATYQVLLVDDAYEIEPRGEIDVKGKGKMKTYWLIGNKNYSVQNDSLVCHWNPEISRKKKLELSLGSVQQSNSSNLLSETSRVNTPRIIEELSTEDAIMGCQGLKGLRAASDTAPSLKSIPVVPKPQQTTEELPSKHLDVYTGAEREGSLDKNAILPGYVEES, encoded by the exons ATGTCTGCTGATCGGAGGAGTGAGTTTGTGCCTTCTGTAGCCCCTTCATCGTCCTCGCTAAAGAGTAAGATTAATCTCATACACAGTAAGATGTCTAATAAGGGCAAAATACAATCTTCGCTAGAAGACTATGGAAGCGTTTGTGAAAACTGCAG GTGTTGCCCTCCATCCAAGGTCAGACTCAGTCGCACAGTTAGAAGGATACTGGCTGCCTGCTTAGTTTCGTTAGTCACTCTTCTGGGGTCAGTCTCCATTGACTTAAGTGACTGTGTGAAAGATTGGAAAAACACAGAGAAAGTTCTTCATGGATTTTCTTCTTGCACCAATCTTTTGGCAATGAGATTCATTGGATTCCTTCAACACCAAAGGACGTTTTACCGCTGGGAAGCAACAAACTCTACTGACAGTAGAGCCTTACTGATTGACAACGTGCTATCATTCTGCAAGGAGTCTCAGGAATTGCAGTACCACAACAGCAAATGTGAAAATGTGGCTGACATTAATCACACGTGCATTTTATATACCcagaaattaattaataaattagaTAATCTCTCAGCAACAGTTGCATTTGGTGACTTATTTTCATGGACGATAAACGAGATATTAGATGAGTTGAGTCAGCCAGAAGACGATATCAAGACTGCTATGAAaaactctgattggatggatgtGTCATCATTGCGTCTATTGCTCAGAGCGTCTGAAATCATCAGCAAGGTGGTACATTCTTCACCGATGACTTCTGACGAAGCTCATAATGTATCTTATCAGGTACTTACTATGCTAAACTATGCAATCTATACATCGGACACTATGTATAGGTGTTGGGTAGAAAATATGCATTATAATGCAGAGTGGATATACCTATCGCAATACCAAAGCATGCCACTCTTTGCCCCATTTGGTGGTCCTGTCTCGATGTTTTGGAACCAAACTGTGGCCGGTCACTTGGATTCTGTTCGAGATTGCTTACATCACAAGGGTTTTGAAAAGATCAACAATAAAGCAAAAGAAATTTTGTCTATCGTCAGCCTCAAGGTTACCCTTGTAGCTGTGACTTGTCTGCTCTACCCGATCGTCCTTGTGTCATTTAAACAGATGACCGAGTGGATACAAAACTACGCCACTAGCCTTAGGGAGAGGACAGAGGATCTAAAGAAAGAGAGGCGTCTTGCTGAGGATCTGCTGCACCAGATGTTACCCAAAACTGTGGCCAAACAGCTGAGAAAACACAAGAAGGTTGAGGCCGAGAGCTATGACCAA GTGACAATATTTTTCTCGGATATTGTAGGATTTACCGCCATTTCTGCTTCCTGTACTCCTCTTCAAGTGGTGGAAATGTTGAACAGTCTGTATTTCTGTTTCGATAGCAGAATAGAGTCGTACAGCGTCTACAAG GTGGAAACTATTGGAGATGCCTATATGGTGGTCAGCGGTCTCCCAGAGAGGAACAATGACCGTCACGCTGATGAAATTGCAAAAATGTCTCTCGATTTAGTGGCTGGAGTCCGTCAAGTCATTGTGCCGCACATGCCCAATGAGCGACTGCAGCTTAGAGCTGGCATACACACCG GACCCTGCGTCGCTGGTGTGGTTGGGTACAAGATGCCTCGATACTGTCTGTTTGGAGACACAGTGAACACAGCCTCTCGAATGGAATCTACAAGCTTAC CCCAGAAGATCCACATCAGCTCCGCCACCTACCAGGTTCTGCTCGTAGACGATGCTTATGAAATCGAACCTCGGGGAGAGATCGATGTTAAG GGTAAAGGCAAAATGAAAACGTACTGGCTGATAGGAAACAAAAACTACAGCGTTCAGAACGACAGCCTGGTCTGTCACTGGAATCCCGAAATATCTCGAAAAAAGAAACTGGAGCTCAGCCTGGGATCCGTTCAACAG TCTAATTCCAGCAATCTGCTATCGGAGACCAGTCGAGTAAACACCCCACGAATCATTGAAGAGTTAAGTACGGAGGACGCCATTATGGGGTGCCAGGGCCTGAAAGGATTGCGTGCCGCGTCTGACACAGCACCATCACTGAAAAGCATACCCGTGGTACCCAAACCACAACAAACCACAGAGGAACTCCCATCCAAACACCTGGACGTATACACAGGAGCAGAACGGGAGGGATCACTCGACAAAAATGCCATCCTTCCCGGGTACGTGGAGGAATCATGA